A single Numenius arquata chromosome 1, bNumArq3.hap1.1, whole genome shotgun sequence DNA region contains:
- the SLITRK6 gene encoding SLIT and NTRK-like protein 6 yields the protein MKLWIFILYSVVVASDPFESQPSFSSVRGSCQSLCSCEEKDDTIIINCEERGIKLVSEISVPPSRPFHLNLLNNGLTMLHMNDFAGLVNAISLHLGFNNIADIEPGAFNGLSLLKQLHINHNSLETLKEDTFNGLENLEFLQADNNFITVIEASAFSKLNRLKVLILNDNAIEYLPPNIFRFVPLTHLDLRGNQLQTLPYVGFLEHIGRILDLQLEDNKWACNCDLLQLKIWLENMPPQSIIGDVVCNSPPIIKGSILSRLKKESLCPTHPVNELEDPSGSLPLVVTTSVSDSHLSTKVIPILKAPTKEPSLMLHTSKPTTQFPGIYCPVPCHCTSHMLSGVLMHCQERNIESLSDLGPPPPNPKKLILAGNIIQTLMKSDLVDYASLEMLHLGNNRIEILEEGSFLNLTRLQKLYLNGNHLTKLSQNLFLGLQHLEYLYLEYNAIKQVLPGTFSAMPKLKVLYLNNNLLQTLPPHIFSGVPLARLNLKTNQFAHLPVSNVLDELDMLVQIELEDNPWDCTCDSVGLQKWIQKLSKNTMMGDIFCKSPGHLAKKELKSLNSEVLCPGLINSPALPTHASFVVVTTSSTTTNTADTILRSLTDAVPLSVLILGLLIVFITVVFCAAGIVVLVLHRRRRCKKKQADEQMRDSSPVHLQYSMYGHKTTHHTTERPAATLYEQRMVTPMVQVYRSPSFSPKHTEQQEEGSEKEASDSKHLRRSLLERENSSPLTGSNVKYKATDQSAEFLSFQDASCFYRNILEKERELQQLGITEYLRKNIVQLQPDMEVHYPGTHEELKLMETLMYSRPRKVFVEQTKNEYFELKANLHAEPDYLEVLEQQT from the coding sequence ATGAAGCTCTGGATTTTTATTCTATATTCAGTTGTGGTTGCATCTGATCCTTTCGAGTCAcagccttctttttcttcagtcagAGGATCCTGTCAGAGTTTGTGTTCCTGTGAAGAAAAGGATGATACCATTATTATAAACTGTGAAGAAAGAGGCATCAAGTTGGTATCAGAAATAAGTGTCCCACCATCACGGCCTTTCCATCTTAATCTGTTAAACAATGGCCTGACTATGTTACACATGAATGATTTTGCTGGCCTTGTTAATGCTATCTCTCTACATCTTGGATTTAATAATATTGCTGATATTGAGCCTGGGGCTTTCAATGGCCTCAGCCTTCTTAAGCAACTTCATATCAATCACAATTCTTTAGAAACACTTAAAGAAGATACATTTAATGGATTGGAAAATTTGGAGTTTCTTCAAGCAGACAACAATTTCATCACAGTGATTGAAGCAAGTGCCTTCAGCAAGCTCAACAGGCTTAAAGTGCTTATTTTGAATGATAATGCCATTGAGTATCTTCCTCCGAACATATTTCGGTTTGTGCCATTAACCCATTTAGATCTTCGCGGAAACCAGTTACAGACCCTGCCCTATGTTGGCTTTTTGGAACACATTGGTAGAATACTAGATCTTCAGTTGGAAGATAATAAATGGGCCTGTAACTGTGATTTGCTGCAGCTGAAGATATGGCTAGAAAACATGCCTCCTCAGTCAATAATAGGTGATGTTGTATGCAATAGTCCTCCAATTATCAAAGGCAGCATCTTAAGCCGGTTGAAAAAAGAATCACTTTGTCCCACTCATCCTGTCAATGAACTTGAAGATCCTTCAGGGTCACTGCCGTTGGTTGTAACCACCTCTGTTAGTGACAGTCACCTGTCAACTAAGGTGATTCCTATCCTGAAAGCTCCTACTAAAGAACCAAGTTTAATGCTTCATACTTCAAAGCCTACTACTCAGTTTCCAGGAATCTATTGTCCCGTCCCCTGTCACTGCACCAGCCATATGCTCTCAGGAGTTCTCATGCACTGCCAGGAGCGAAATATTGAAAGCTTGTCTGATTtaggaccacctcctccaaatCCTAAAAAGCTTATTCTAGCTGGAAATATTATTCAGACATTAATGAAATCAGATCTTGTGGACTATGCTAGCCTGGAAATGCTTCATCTGGGGAACAATCGCATTGAAATCCTTGAGGAAGGATCCTTTTTGAATCTGACTAGACTGCAGAAATTGTATCTCAATGGCAATCATCTTACAAAGCTAAGTCAGAATCTCTTCCTTGGCCTTCAGCACCTTGAATACTTGTACCTTGAATATAATGCCATCAAACAAGTTTTGCCAGGGACATTTAGTGCAATGCCAAAACTTAAGGTCCTCTACTTAAATAACAACCTTCTGCAGACTTTGCCACCCCATATCTTTTCAGGTGTTCCACTTGCCAGATTAAATCTGAAAACAAACCAATTTGCGCATTTGCCTGTAAGCAATGTCTTGGATGAACTGGATATGCTGGTACAAATTGAACTTGAAGACAACCCCTGGGACTGTACCTGTGATTCAGTTGGGTTGCAAAAATGGATACAAAAACTGAGTAAGAACACAATGATGGGTGATATTTTTTGCAAATCTCCAGGACATCTagcaaaaaaagaactgaaatctcTGAACAGTGAAGTCTTGTGTCCAGGTTTAATAAACAGCCCTGCCCTACCAACTCATGCCAGTTTTGTAGTTGTGACAACTTCTTCTACTACTACCAACACTGCAGACACCATCCTGCGGTCTCTTACAGATGCAGTCCCACTTTCTGTTCTAATACTAGGACTTCTAATTGTGTTTATAACTGTTGTGTTTTGTGCAGCAGGAATAGTTGTTCTTGTTCTGCATCGGCGACGAAGATGCAAAAAGAAACAAGCAGATGAACAAATGAGGGATAGCAGCCCAGTTCACCTCCAGTACAGCATGTATGGGCATAAGACAACACACCACACAACGGAGCGCCCAGCTGCAACTCTCTATGAGCAACGTATGGTTACTCCCATGGTTCAGGTCTACCGCAGCCCATCCTTCAGCCCCAAACATACTGAGcaacaggaggagggaagtgaGAAGGAAGCTAGCGATTCCAAACATCTCCGCCGAAGTCTCCTGGAAAGAGAGAACAGCTCACCTCTTACAGGTTCAAATGTAAAATATAAGGCTACAGATCAATCTGCtgaatttctgtcttttcaggaTGCCAGCTGCTTCTATAGAAACATTcttgaaaaggagagagaactgCAGCAACTAGGGATCACAGAGTAcctaagaaaaaatattgtccAGCTCCAGCCTGACATGGAAGTTCATTATCCTGGAACACATGAGGAGCTGAAGCTAATGGAGACACTCATGTACTCCAGGCCAAGAAAGGTTTTTGTAGAACAAActaaaaatgagtattttgaaCTCAAAGCTAATTTACATGCTGAGCCTGACTATCTGGAAGTCCTGGAGCAGCAAACATGA